From Mytilus galloprovincialis chromosome 9, xbMytGall1.hap1.1, whole genome shotgun sequence, the proteins below share one genomic window:
- the LOC143046375 gene encoding WW domain-binding protein 11-like yields MGRRSINTTKSGKYMNPTDQARKEARKRELKKNKKQRMLVRQAVLKGKDPLQLLTEMEIIDKMEYNPVEAPLLNEKVLKDKRRKLKETFQRVVRLYEKENMDYSKELKKAEYDYEKKRLKLQLYFEQVKNAERVQLDQIPLPDIPQQLTIPSMIPLPNEIPLPSLDKLPHGILKKSSGFSEISMMDVDHEALRKRKPPGPPPGPPPQLSDSEDEEYDPEKGIEENIGTVDLDIEHPHDSPDEDDHDHDDEELLGSKSRKIRFVDDDTRDPDEEEKDTRLKFKAPKGVTALQAKMLQMAGQQIPDKKKEAERRRDSSESSSDSDSDEEDRRRRRRRRDDERERDREKKRRDDEDKKKARDSLPDGPPGEDEKQAQPRLMPPGPPPGAPPGAPPGLPPGLPPGPPPGAPPMMFRPMRGPMPRMLPPGPPPGRPAGLPPGPPPGLPPNVRMPPRMPLGPPGLPPHRMLRPPGAPPGMPPLRLAPPGTQPIQNPNVISAQPSIMKPPQISSEEEKKGTATIEAKPQIKNVGGDVTRFTPVALKIKRDPRDSKGRVIKKAKEEEKRISGITPKSAPVVAATHTKTKDDAYDQFMREMEDLI; encoded by the exons ATGGGACGCCGCTCAATTAACACCACTAAAAGTGGGAAATATATGAATCCCACTGACCAAGCCA GAAAAGAGGCAAGAAAGAGGGAATTAAAAAAG AACAAGAAGCAGCGTATGCTAGTACGACAGGCTGTATTAAAGGGAAAAGATCCACTGCAGTTACTGACAGAGATGGAAATTATAGACAAGatgg aatATAATCCAGTGGAAGCACCATTACTGAATGAAAAAGTACTAAAAGataaaagaagaaaattgaaGGAGACGTTCCAGAGAGTTGTCAGGTTATAT GAAAAAGAGAATATGGATTATTCTAAAGAGTTGAAGAAAGCAGAATatgattatgaaaagaaaagactCAAGCTTCAGCTTTATTTtg aacaaGTGAAAAATGCTGAGCGAGTACAACTAGACCAGATTCCATTACCAGATATCCCACAACAGTTGACAA TACCATCAATGATACCTTTACCAAATGAAATACCACTGCCGTCACTTGATAAACTTCCACATGGAATATTGAAGAAATCCTCAGGATTCAG TGAGATATCCATGATGGATGTGGACCATGAAGCTCTAAGAAAGAGGAAACCTCCAGGTCCCCCTCCTGGCCCCCCTCCACAACTGAGTGACAGTGAAGATGAAGAATATGATCCAGAAAAGG GTATAGAAGAAAACATCGGTACCGTAGATCTGGACATAGAACATCCTCACGATAGTCCTGACGAAGATGATCACGACCATGATGATGAGGAATTACTAG GCTCAAAATCAAGAAAGATCCGATTTGTTGATGATGACACAAGGGACCCTGATGAGGAAGAGAAAGATACCAGATTAAAATTTAAAGCACCTAAGGGGGTGACAGCATTACAGGCTAAAATGTTACAAATGGCAGGTCAGCAAATACCAGACAAAAAGAAGGAGGCGGAAAGACGACGAGAT AGTTCAGAGAGCAGTTCAGATTCTGATAGCGATGAAGAAGACAGAAGAAGGAGACGAAGACGGAGAGATGATGAACGGGAAAGGGATAGAGAGAAAAAGAGAAGAgatgatgaagataaaaaaaaagctagAGATAGTCTCCCTGATGGACCTCCTGGGGAAGATGAGAAACAAGCACAACCAAGACTGATGCCTCCAGGGCCACCACCAGGTGCTCCACCAGGGGCGCCACCTGGGTTACCTCCAGGACTACCTCCAG GTCCTCCTCCAGGTGCACCTCCTATGATGTTCAGACCTATGAGAGGTCCAATGCCACGTATGTTACCACCAGGACCACCCCCTGGTAGACCAGCAGGACTTCCTCCTGGACCACCACCAGGACTACCACCAAATGTTAGAATGCCACCAAGGATGCCACTTGGGCCACCTG GCCTTCCTCCTCACAGAATGCTCCGTCCACCAGGAGCACCTCCAGGGATGCCTCCACTTCGACTGGCTCCACCTGGTACCCAACCAATACAGAACCCTAACGTTATCAGTGCTCAGCCCAGTATCATGAAACCGCCACAGATATCATCTGAAGAAGAAAAGAAGGGTACAGCTACAATAGAAGCTAAACCACAGATAAAGAACGTTGGTGGGGATGTGACAAGGTTTACACCTGTGGCCTTGAAAATTAAACGTGATCCTAGAGATTCTAAAGGCAGAGTTATTAAGAAag CTAAAGAGGAAGAGAAGAGAATATCAGGAATTACACCTAAATCAGCACCAGTGGTGGCAGCAACCCATACAAAGACCAAGGATGATGCTTATGATCAGTTTATGAGAGAAATGGAAGATTTAATATGA